In Janthinobacterium rivuli, a single genomic region encodes these proteins:
- the hutI gene encoding imidazolonepropionase: MQDWDMVIHNVHLATMEHGYGELLDAAIAVKDGRIAWFGPGDELPASGAVLHDGQGCWLTPGLIDCHTHIVHAGNRSDEFEARLNGASYEDISRAGGGIMSTVRATRAASDDELLRQSLPRVLALLAEGVTTLEIKSGYGLDADSEAKMLRVARRIGQQLPVSVRTTFLGAHALPPEYAGQADAYIDLLCAQMLPKLAGAGLVDAVDAFCERIGFTPAQTERVFEAARALNLPVKLHAEQLSDLGGAALVARYDGLSADHLEFLSEEGVVAMAQHGTVAVLLPGAYYFLRETQPPPVAALRAAGVPMAVSTDCNPGTSPMTSLLLAMNMACTLWRLTPQEALAGCTLHAARALGLQHETGSLAVGKRADFALWRIARPADLAYALGLNPCAGVVHGGVWRAPVVSLPD; the protein is encoded by the coding sequence ATGCAAGACTGGGATATGGTCATCCATAACGTCCACCTGGCCACGATGGAACACGGTTATGGCGAATTGCTCGATGCGGCCATCGCCGTCAAGGATGGCCGCATCGCGTGGTTCGGCCCCGGCGACGAGCTGCCGGCCAGCGGCGCCGTGCTGCACGATGGTCAGGGTTGCTGGCTGACGCCCGGCCTGATCGACTGCCATACGCACATCGTCCATGCGGGCAACCGCAGCGACGAATTCGAGGCGCGCCTGAATGGCGCCAGCTATGAAGACATCAGCCGCGCCGGCGGCGGCATCATGTCCACCGTGCGCGCCACCCGCGCGGCCAGCGATGACGAGTTGCTGCGGCAAAGCCTGCCCCGCGTGCTGGCGCTGCTGGCCGAGGGCGTGACGACCCTGGAGATCAAGTCCGGTTATGGTCTCGACGCGGACAGCGAGGCGAAGATGCTGCGCGTGGCGCGCAGGATAGGGCAACAGCTGCCCGTATCTGTGCGCACCACCTTCCTCGGCGCGCACGCGCTGCCGCCCGAATATGCGGGCCAGGCCGACGCGTATATCGACCTGCTGTGCGCGCAGATGCTGCCGAAGCTGGCGGGCGCTGGACTGGTCGACGCCGTCGACGCGTTTTGCGAGCGCATCGGCTTTACGCCGGCGCAGACTGAAAGGGTGTTCGAGGCGGCGCGCGCCTTGAATCTGCCCGTGAAACTGCATGCGGAGCAGCTGTCGGACCTGGGCGGCGCGGCGCTGGTGGCCCGTTACGATGGCCTGTCGGCCGACCATCTGGAATTCCTGTCGGAAGAGGGTGTGGTCGCCATGGCGCAACATGGCACGGTGGCCGTGCTGCTGCCGGGCGCGTATTACTTTTTGCGCGAAACGCAGCCGCCGCCGGTGGCGGCTTTGCGCGCGGCCGGCGTGCCGATGGCCGTGTCCACCGATTGCAACCCGGGCACGTCGCCGATGACGTCCCTGCTGCTGGCGATGAACATGGCGTGCACCCTGTGGCGCCTGACGCCGCAGGAAGCGCTGGCCGGCTGCACGCTGCATGCGGCGCGCGCGCTGGGCTTGCAGCATGAAACGGGCAGCCTGGCGGTGGGCAAGCGCGCCGATTTTGCCCTGTGGCGCATCGCGCGCCCGGCCGACCTGGCGTATGCGCTGGGCCTGAACCCGTGCGCGGGCGTGGTGCATGGCGGTGTCTGGCGCGCGCCGGTGGTAAGCTTGCCGGATTGA
- a CDS encoding DMT family transporter: protein MSSPLLFIIACLIWGSTFWAITLQLGDVAPAVSVVYRFGLASATLFAWCAVRGDRLRLPWRAQKWMLLQGLASFALSYVCTYSSEQYLVSALVSVLFALMVFWTPLLNRIAFGTPITWSTCCAAFVAICGIVLLFYQSIGAALQDILGGGNGHFLLGFILALVATVSSTAGNALVMKVREHSGNVMLTMAWTMLWGTLMVAAWAIATGQSWQLPARPSYWMGLVYLAIFGSVIAFSAYFTLIARIGTQKTVYIGVVTPVISVLLSVQFEHYRPAAIEWVGMVLCLSSVAWALTSGARKTSTIASLSTTPSTKAT from the coding sequence ATGTCCTCTCCTCTCCTGTTCATCATTGCCTGCCTGATCTGGGGCTCCACCTTCTGGGCCATCACCTTGCAGCTGGGCGATGTCGCCCCCGCCGTTTCCGTGGTCTACCGCTTCGGCCTCGCGTCCGCCACCCTGTTTGCCTGGTGCGCCGTGCGCGGCGACCGCTTGCGCCTGCCTTGGCGCGCGCAAAAATGGATGCTGCTGCAGGGACTGGCCTCGTTCGCCCTCAGCTATGTGTGCACCTACAGCTCGGAGCAATACCTGGTCTCGGCCCTTGTCAGCGTGCTGTTTGCGCTGATGGTGTTCTGGACGCCGTTGCTCAACCGCATCGCTTTCGGCACACCGATCACCTGGAGCACCTGCTGCGCGGCATTCGTCGCCATCTGCGGCATCGTGCTGCTGTTTTACCAGTCCATCGGCGCGGCGCTGCAAGATATTCTGGGCGGCGGCAATGGCCATTTTCTGCTGGGCTTTATCCTGGCGCTGGTGGCAACCGTGTCGAGCACGGCAGGCAACGCCCTCGTCATGAAAGTGCGCGAACATTCCGGCAACGTGATGCTGACCATGGCCTGGACCATGCTGTGGGGCACCTTGATGGTGGCCGCCTGGGCCATCGCCACGGGCCAGTCCTGGCAATTGCCCGCGCGCCCCAGTTACTGGATGGGCTTGGTGTACCTGGCCATCTTCGGTTCGGTGATCGCCTTCAGCGCCTATTTCACCTTAATCGCCCGCATCGGCACGCAAAAGACCGTGTACATCGGCGTCGTCACGCCCGTCATTTCCGTCCTGCTGTCGGTGCAGTTCGAACACTACCGGCCCGCCGCCATCGAATGGGTGGGCATGGTGCTGTGCCTGTCCAGCGTGGCCTGGGCCCTGACGTCGGGGGCGCGCAAGACGAGTACCATCGCTTCCCTTTCCACCACTCCATCCACAAAGGCAACATGA
- a CDS encoding GNAT family N-acetyltransferase, protein MSTSSSLAIRPATASDVAAIFGMIHELAVFEKLEHMMIARESMLHDSLFGAHPACEALVGTENGEVVTFALFFHNFSTFLCRKGLYLEDLYVKQSVRGKGYGKQMLVALAQLAVERDCGRFEWSVLDWNENAINFYKGMGADVMPDWRICRVAGDALTQLSAGTPISA, encoded by the coding sequence ATGAGCACCTCTTCCTCCCTCGCCATCCGTCCCGCGACCGCATCCGACGTGGCCGCCATCTTTGGCATGATCCACGAACTGGCCGTGTTTGAAAAACTCGAACACATGATGATCGCCAGGGAATCCATGTTGCACGACAGCCTGTTCGGCGCCCACCCCGCATGCGAAGCGCTGGTCGGCACGGAAAATGGCGAAGTGGTGACCTTTGCCCTGTTCTTCCATAATTTTTCCACTTTCCTGTGCCGCAAGGGCTTGTACCTGGAAGACCTGTATGTAAAGCAATCCGTGCGCGGCAAAGGTTATGGCAAGCAGATGCTGGTAGCGCTGGCGCAACTGGCCGTCGAACGCGATTGCGGCCGCTTCGAATGGTCGGTGCTGGACTGGAATGAAAACGCGATCAATTTCTACAAGGGCATGGGCGCGGACGTGATGCCGGACTGGCGCATCTGCCGGGTCGCTGGAGATGCCTTGACGCAATTGTCGGCGGGTACGCCGATATCTGCATAA
- a CDS encoding cache domain-containing protein, with translation MKRLFTGSLLCLAFAGGSVSAAVEPTEKDAIAMAERGAAFMKAHGKEEMMKKITAKDPDFVQGSLYVDMRDIKTGIVLAHPINPSIVGKDLTDVPDANGKKYRREIIELAQKQGKGWVDYQYKNPTSGKIEPKTTYILRVNDVVLEAGIYKK, from the coding sequence ATGAAACGCTTATTCACGGGTAGCCTGCTGTGCCTGGCATTTGCCGGCGGCAGCGTCAGTGCCGCCGTCGAACCAACGGAAAAAGACGCCATCGCCATGGCCGAACGGGGCGCCGCCTTCATGAAGGCGCATGGCAAGGAAGAAATGATGAAGAAAATCACGGCGAAAGACCCGGACTTCGTGCAGGGCTCGCTATACGTGGACATGCGCGACATCAAGACGGGCATCGTGCTGGCCCACCCCATCAATCCTTCCATCGTGGGCAAGGATTTGACGGATGTGCCCGATGCGAATGGCAAGAAATATCGCCGTGAAATCATTGAACTGGCGCAAAAACAAGGCAAGGGCTGGGTCGACTACCAGTACAAGAATCCCACCAGCGGCAAGATCGAACCGAAGACCACGTACATCCTGCGCGTCAACGATGTGGTGCTGGAAGCGGGCATCTACAAAAAATAA
- a CDS encoding glycine zipper 2TM domain-containing protein — protein MKAPIIAVALLATLAGCAVQPNSANVYNARQAQNEQSVRMGTVESVRQVTIDKGETGTGVLAGAALGGVAGSTIGGGKGAIAASILGAVAGGMAGKSIEANASNKAGLEITVRLDNGDMRAIVQDADELFRPGERVRLLSDGRKTRVTH, from the coding sequence ATGAAAGCACCAATTATTGCAGTGGCATTGCTCGCCACCCTGGCCGGCTGCGCCGTACAACCGAACTCGGCAAATGTCTACAATGCGCGCCAGGCGCAGAATGAACAATCGGTTCGCATGGGTACGGTTGAATCCGTGCGCCAGGTAACCATCGACAAGGGTGAAACGGGCACGGGCGTGTTGGCTGGCGCGGCGCTGGGCGGTGTGGCCGGCTCGACTATCGGCGGCGGCAAAGGCGCCATCGCGGCCAGCATCCTCGGCGCCGTCGCCGGCGGCATGGCCGGCAAGAGCATCGAAGCGAATGCCTCGAACAAGGCCGGCCTGGAAATCACCGTGCGCCTGGACAATGGCGACATGCGCGCCATCGTGCAGGACGCCGACGAGCTGTTCCGCCCGGGCGAGCGCGTGCGCCTGCTGTCCGATGGCCGCAAGACCCGCGTCACGCATTGA
- a CDS encoding DNA-deoxyinosine glycosylase gives MNSPAFLPDVAADPRKRCFDPVVNADTRLLILGSLPGEKSLAHSQYYAHPQNRFWMLLGEVLGVELKSLPYEERLATLLAHGVGLWDVVAQAQRTGSLDSNIRARDDNDLVALAASLPQLRTIAFNGGTAAKLGIKVLGEHAQRYRIVSLPSSSPAYTLAYAQKLQAWLALRG, from the coding sequence TTGAATAGCCCAGCCTTCTTGCCAGACGTTGCCGCCGACCCGCGCAAGCGCTGTTTCGACCCCGTCGTCAATGCCGATACGCGCTTGCTGATACTGGGCAGCCTGCCCGGAGAAAAATCGCTGGCCCACAGCCAGTACTATGCGCATCCGCAAAACAGGTTCTGGATGCTGCTGGGCGAAGTGCTGGGCGTTGAATTGAAGAGCCTGCCCTATGAAGAGCGCCTGGCGACCTTGCTGGCGCACGGCGTGGGCCTGTGGGATGTGGTGGCGCAGGCGCAGCGCACGGGCAGCCTGGACAGCAACATCCGCGCCCGCGACGACAACGACCTCGTGGCTCTGGCCGCCAGCCTGCCGCAGCTGCGCACGATCGCTTTCAATGGAGGCACGGCCGCGAAGCTGGGCATCAAGGTGCTGGGTGAACATGCGCAGCGCTACCGCATCGTCAGCTTGCCGTCGAGCAGCCCGGCCTATACCTTGGCGTATGCGCAGAAATTGCAGGCGTGGCTGGCTTTGCGTGGCTGA
- a CDS encoding HDOD domain-containing protein: MMRAAAQKQVVQEDPVDALMRSIRIPPRPSLLVDLQRELAEQDPSPRRIARIIADDVGMSGALLKLANSPFYGAARKAKSVEQGINFLGINQCSAMMTGLLARQALEAEGVELTNFWDVSAKRARALVFTSRKLRIAPPDIAHTFGLFCDIGVPLLMNRFPDYVNTYAAAANDANNCFTTLEDARHQTNHAAIGCLLARNWGLSSDVSWAILHHHDYTVLADPSTDDAIRSLVALSLLAEKGIQRYHGNSTSLEWDKGGELACQHLGLSQEEAADLLDELHEMFDTDH; this comes from the coding sequence ATGATGAGAGCGGCAGCGCAAAAGCAGGTAGTGCAGGAAGATCCGGTTGACGCCCTGATGCGTTCCATCCGCATCCCGCCGCGTCCCAGCCTGCTGGTCGACCTGCAGCGCGAACTGGCGGAACAAGACCCGTCGCCGCGCCGCATCGCGCGCATCATCGCCGATGACGTCGGCATGTCCGGCGCCCTGCTGAAACTGGCCAACTCGCCGTTCTATGGCGCCGCGCGCAAAGCCAAGTCCGTCGAGCAAGGCATCAATTTTCTTGGCATCAACCAATGCAGCGCCATGATGACGGGCTTGCTGGCACGCCAGGCGCTGGAAGCGGAAGGCGTGGAACTGACCAACTTCTGGGATGTATCGGCCAAACGCGCGCGCGCCCTGGTATTTACTTCGCGCAAGCTGCGCATCGCCCCGCCCGACATCGCCCACACCTTCGGCCTGTTCTGCGATATCGGCGTGCCCCTGCTGATGAACCGCTTTCCCGACTACGTCAACACGTATGCGGCGGCGGCCAACGATGCGAACAATTGTTTCACGACCCTGGAAGACGCGCGCCACCAGACCAACCATGCGGCCATCGGCTGCTTGCTGGCGCGCAACTGGGGCCTGTCCTCCGATGTCTCCTGGGCCATCTTGCACCACCACGACTACACGGTGCTGGCGGACCCGTCCACGGACGACGCCATCCGCTCGCTCGTCGCCCTGTCGTTGCTGGCCGAAAAGGGCATTCAGCGCTACCATGGCAACAGTACCTCGCTCGAGTGGGACAAGGGCGGCGAGCTTGCCTGCCAGCATCTCGGCCTGTCGCAGGAAGAAGCCGCCGACCTGCTCGACGAATTGCACGAGATGTTCGATACCGACCATTGA
- a CDS encoding KamA family radical SAM protein: protein MAALITEPFSPKFKPYTRQTIQQARQWEWLPEEQRVAVQVVSHVLPFRTNEYVLDQLIDWNNIPDDPIYRLVFPHRDMLPPEQYAHLRDLVLVKQDKAAIDAYVHGLRLGMNPHPAGQMTHNVPKVNDAPVRGLQHKYAQTVLFFPSAGQTCHAYCTFCFRWPQFVGMDDMKFDARESHELAAYLKLHPEVTDVLITGGDPMIMNTRQLAAYLEPLLAPGLEHIQNIRIGTKAVAYWPQRFVSDRDADDLMRLFERVVKAGKNLAVMGHYSHAVELRQDIAQQAVKRIVSTGATLRMQGPLIRHINEDPASWAELWQTGTRLGAIPYYMFVERDTGPRGYFELPLAKAHEIFQAAYQMVSGLSRTVRGPSMSAFPGKIVIDGIVTINGEKLFALQFLQARNPDWVRRPFYAKFDAEATWMDDLKPAFGHDKFFFETDEPVPHVPHKVIRLAKAA, encoded by the coding sequence GTGGCCGCACTCATTACCGAGCCGTTTTCACCCAAGTTCAAGCCGTACACGCGGCAAACCATTCAACAGGCGCGGCAGTGGGAATGGCTGCCGGAAGAGCAGCGTGTAGCCGTGCAAGTGGTGTCGCACGTCTTGCCGTTTCGCACTAATGAATATGTGCTCGATCAGCTGATCGACTGGAACAATATTCCTGACGACCCCATCTATCGCCTCGTCTTTCCCCACCGCGACATGCTGCCACCCGAGCAGTACGCGCACTTGCGCGACCTGGTGCTGGTCAAGCAGGACAAGGCTGCCATTGATGCCTATGTGCATGGCTTGCGCCTGGGCATGAATCCCCACCCAGCTGGCCAGATGACGCATAACGTGCCGAAGGTCAACGATGCGCCCGTGCGCGGCTTGCAGCATAAATATGCGCAGACGGTGCTGTTTTTTCCCAGCGCGGGCCAGACCTGCCACGCGTATTGCACCTTCTGCTTCCGCTGGCCCCAGTTCGTCGGCATGGACGACATGAAGTTCGATGCGCGCGAATCGCATGAGCTGGCCGCCTATCTGAAACTGCACCCGGAGGTGACGGACGTGCTGATCACGGGCGGCGACCCGATGATCATGAACACGCGGCAACTGGCCGCCTACCTGGAGCCGCTGCTGGCGCCGGGTCTGGAACACATCCAGAACATTCGCATCGGCACCAAGGCGGTGGCGTATTGGCCGCAGCGCTTCGTGTCCGACCGCGATGCGGACGACTTGATGCGCCTGTTCGAGCGCGTCGTCAAGGCGGGCAAGAACCTGGCCGTGATGGGCCATTACAGCCACGCCGTTGAGTTGCGCCAGGACATCGCCCAGCAAGCCGTGAAACGCATCGTCTCCACGGGCGCCACCTTGCGCATGCAGGGGCCGCTGATCCGCCACATCAATGAAGATCCGGCAAGCTGGGCCGAGTTGTGGCAGACGGGCACGCGCCTGGGGGCGATTCCGTATTACATGTTCGTCGAACGTGACACGGGGCCGCGCGGCTATTTCGAGTTGCCCTTGGCGAAGGCGCACGAGATTTTCCAGGCCGCCTACCAGATGGTGTCGGGCCTGTCGCGCACGGTGCGCGGACCGTCCATGAGTGCATTCCCTGGCAAGATCGTCATCGACGGCATAGTCACCATCAATGGCGAAAAACTGTTTGCCCTGCAATTTTTGCAGGCGCGCAATCCGGATTGGGTGCGGCGGCCGTTTTATGCGAAATTCGATGCGGAAGCGACGTGGATGGACGATCTGAAGCCGGCCTTTGGCCACGACAAGTTTTTCTTTGAAACGGATGAGCCTGTGCCGCACGTGCCGCATAAAGTCATCCGTCTGGCAAAGGCAGCCTGA
- a CDS encoding methyl-accepting chemotaxis protein gives MLNQLRIGPKLLLAPILVLLLLILSSTGAWYGMVRQNASLENMVRVRITHLKAAADVLGEARQVHGNMYQLLSWTNGSFAKARLDALEQQIKVRHAAIGTQLTSLRATATGAERTLVDAAIAALAGYRKAVLETMEMAQMDQSIATNSMLKAETQFGQFNTQLAQLSALETTLSSQAHATASAEFRTLGWSLLLTVLLSILVSIVVTMLVRRAMLVEIRGIADAVQDLAAGKLTAGAPKQGNDEIAATSRVLDQTIAHLNQTLRTIMDAVQSIDTASHEIATGNLDLSARTEMQASSLEETSSAMEALTQAVNDNADNAQLACELAGQASTLAVQGGESMQQAVTTMATIRANSRQIVDIIGVIDGISFQTNILALNAAVEAARAGEQGRGFAVVASEVRTLAQRSAQAAKEIKTLIATSVTTIDGGSVAVQQAGDSMGAIVASVQQVNEIIQRVKQASAEQASGITEVNQAVTQMDDVTQQNAALVEQAAAAAASLQDQAVKLSAAVSVFTLDQRPAAPSGHTEEEAFQHPASTQQDRRALHSPLRGKSALPGTNTAPQRRRS, from the coding sequence ATGCTCAATCAATTACGCATCGGACCAAAATTATTGCTGGCGCCCATACTGGTCTTGCTGTTGCTGATACTCAGCTCGACCGGCGCATGGTATGGCATGGTGCGGCAAAATGCCTCGCTGGAAAACATGGTGCGGGTGCGCATCACGCATTTGAAGGCGGCCGCCGATGTACTCGGCGAAGCCAGGCAGGTGCATGGCAATATGTACCAGTTGCTGTCGTGGACCAATGGCAGCTTCGCCAAGGCCCGCCTCGATGCACTTGAACAACAGATCAAGGTGCGCCACGCGGCCATCGGCACCCAGTTGACTTCGCTGCGCGCCACGGCCACGGGCGCCGAGCGCACTTTGGTCGATGCGGCCATCGCAGCGCTGGCCGGCTATCGCAAGGCAGTGCTGGAAACCATGGAAATGGCGCAGATGGATCAATCGATCGCCACCAATTCCATGCTCAAGGCGGAAACCCAATTCGGCCAGTTCAATACGCAGCTGGCGCAACTGTCGGCCCTGGAAACCACCCTCAGCAGCCAGGCCCATGCGACGGCCAGCGCCGAGTTTCGCACCCTGGGCTGGAGCCTGCTGCTGACGGTGCTGCTGTCCATCCTCGTTTCCATCGTCGTGACCATGCTGGTGCGGCGCGCCATGCTGGTGGAAATCCGCGGCATCGCCGACGCCGTGCAAGACCTGGCGGCGGGCAAGCTGACGGCCGGCGCGCCCAAGCAGGGCAATGACGAAATCGCCGCCACCTCGCGCGTGCTGGACCAGACCATCGCCCACCTGAACCAGACCTTGCGCACCATCATGGACGCCGTGCAATCAATCGACACGGCCTCGCACGAAATTGCCACCGGCAACCTGGATTTATCGGCGCGCACGGAAATGCAGGCCAGTTCGCTGGAGGAAACATCGAGCGCCATGGAAGCGCTGACGCAAGCCGTCAATGACAACGCCGACAACGCCCAGCTGGCCTGCGAGCTGGCCGGGCAAGCATCCACCCTGGCCGTGCAAGGAGGGGAGTCGATGCAGCAGGCGGTGACGACGATGGCGACAATACGTGCCAATTCGCGCCAGATCGTGGATATTATCGGCGTGATCGATGGTATTTCCTTCCAGACCAATATCCTCGCGCTAAACGCGGCGGTGGAAGCGGCGCGCGCAGGCGAGCAAGGCCGCGGCTTTGCCGTGGTGGCGTCCGAAGTGCGCACCCTGGCGCAGCGTTCGGCGCAGGCGGCCAAGGAAATCAAGACCCTGATCGCCACCTCGGTCACCACCATCGATGGCGGCAGCGTGGCCGTGCAGCAAGCGGGCGACAGCATGGGCGCCATCGTGGCCTCGGTGCAGCAAGTCAATGAAATCATCCAGCGCGTGAAACAAGCCAGCGCGGAGCAGGCGTCCGGCATCACGGAAGTGAATCAGGCCGTCACGCAAATGGATGATGTCACCCAGCAAAATGCGGCCCTGGTGGAGCAGGCGGCGGCAGCGGCAGCCAGTTTGCAGGACCAGGCCGTCAAATTGTCGGCGGCAGTCAGCGTCTTCACCCTGGACCAGCGCCCCGCCGCGCCGAGCGGTCACACCGAAGAAGAAGCATTCCAGCATCCGGCGAGTACGCAGCAGGACAGGCGCGCACTGCACAGCCCGCTGCGCGGCAAGTCCGCCTTGCCCGGCACAAACACGGCGCCGCAGCGCCGCCGCAGCTAG
- a CDS encoding DNA-3-methyladenine glycosylase, producing the protein MKKILAGIDFADDSSSVARQLIGVTVLVDGVGGRIVETEAYDRLDPASHTYGGMTPRNAAMFGPPAHAYVYRSYGIHWCLNFVCREPGHGAGVLIRAIEPLEGLDIMRERRGVDDARLLCSGPGKVCQALGVTHMHNRLALDAPPFMLLPREQEVTVQAGLRIGISKAVDTPWRFVLAGSRYLSKPMRAPAA; encoded by the coding sequence ATGAAAAAAATCCTCGCGGGTATCGATTTTGCGGACGATTCCAGCAGCGTGGCGCGCCAGCTGATCGGCGTGACGGTGCTGGTCGACGGCGTGGGCGGGCGCATCGTGGAAACGGAAGCGTATGACCGGCTGGACCCCGCTTCGCACACGTATGGCGGCATGACGCCGCGCAATGCGGCCATGTTCGGTCCGCCCGCGCACGCCTATGTCTACCGCTCGTATGGCATCCACTGGTGCCTGAACTTTGTGTGCCGCGAGCCTGGCCATGGCGCGGGCGTGCTGATCCGCGCCATCGAACCTTTGGAGGGCCTCGACATCATGCGCGAGCGGCGCGGCGTCGACGATGCGCGGCTGCTGTGCTCGGGGCCGGGCAAGGTGTGCCAGGCGCTCGGTGTCACGCACATGCACAACCGGCTGGCGCTCGATGCGCCGCCGTTCATGCTGTTGCCCCGCGAACAAGAGGTGACGGTGCAGGCGGGTTTGCGCATCGGCATTTCCAAGGCGGTGGACACGCCGTGGCGTTTCGTGCTGGCCGGCTCGCGCTATCTCAGCAAACCGATGCGCGCGCCAGCCGCCTAG
- a CDS encoding glycine betaine ABC transporter substrate-binding protein, translating to MSSLAQDGGTLKVGSKRFTESYILGEIIQQSAAPHVKAQHRQGLGNTAIVLAALQAGSIDVYAEYMGTIGSEILKHDKAIDLAQMRRELATLGLGVAVPLGFNNTYALAVRSDEKTIASLAQLAQHPALTFGLSHEFIGRVDGWPGLAARYGLPQRPRGLDHGIAYEALAQRQVDVIDIYSTDAKIRQYGLRVLADTQQYFPRYDAMLLYRLDVPQRFPAAWLALQGLQGRISESDMIAMNAAVEIDGKTFSDVARQWLASGTQANKPAATRSKLLDKIIGDDLWTLTRQHLTLVLLSVALACVIGIPLGVLAAFSAPLRQTVLAFVGVLQTVPSLALLAILIPVLGMIGTVPALVALFVYALLPIVRNTCTGILQVPQGLRMAALALGLSKRDRLLHVDLPLALPVMLAGVKTAAVMSVGTATIAAFIGAGGYGERITIGLALNDNDMLLAGAIPAAVLALLTQGLFELVERWAVAGRQH from the coding sequence ATGTCCTCCCTTGCCCAGGATGGCGGCACCCTGAAGGTGGGCTCGAAGCGCTTCACGGAATCGTACATCCTCGGCGAAATCATCCAGCAGAGCGCCGCGCCGCACGTCAAGGCGCAGCACCGCCAGGGCCTGGGCAACACGGCCATCGTGCTCGCTGCGCTGCAGGCGGGCAGCATCGACGTGTATGCCGAATACATGGGCACCATCGGCAGCGAAATCCTCAAGCACGACAAAGCCATCGACCTGGCGCAGATGCGGCGCGAGCTGGCGACGCTGGGCTTGGGCGTGGCCGTGCCGCTGGGCTTTAACAATACCTATGCGCTGGCCGTGCGCAGCGATGAAAAAACCATCGCCAGCCTGGCGCAGCTGGCCCAGCACCCGGCCCTGACATTCGGCCTGTCGCATGAATTCATCGGCAGGGTCGATGGCTGGCCGGGCCTGGCCGCCCGCTATGGCTTGCCGCAGCGCCCGCGCGGGCTCGATCACGGCATCGCTTATGAAGCGCTGGCGCAGCGCCAGGTGGACGTGATCGACATCTATTCGACGGACGCGAAGATACGCCAGTACGGCTTGCGCGTGCTGGCCGACACGCAGCAGTATTTTCCCCGCTACGACGCCATGCTGCTGTACCGGCTCGACGTGCCGCAGCGCTTTCCCGCCGCCTGGCTGGCGCTGCAAGGCTTGCAGGGGCGTATCAGCGAGAGCGACATGATCGCCATGAATGCGGCCGTGGAAATCGATGGCAAGACTTTTTCCGACGTGGCGCGCCAGTGGCTGGCGTCCGGCACGCAGGCGAACAAACCGGCCGCCACGCGCAGCAAGCTGCTCGATAAAATCATCGGCGACGATTTGTGGACACTGACGCGCCAGCATCTGACCCTGGTGCTGCTGTCGGTGGCACTGGCGTGCGTGATCGGCATTCCGCTGGGCGTGCTGGCGGCGTTTTCGGCGCCGCTGCGGCAAACGGTGCTGGCCTTCGTCGGCGTGCTGCAGACGGTGCCGTCGCTGGCCCTGCTGGCGATATTGATCCCCGTGCTGGGCATGATCGGCACCGTGCCGGCACTGGTGGCCCTATTCGTGTATGCCTTGCTGCCCATCGTGCGCAACACGTGCACGGGCATCTTGCAGGTACCGCAAGGCTTGCGCATGGCGGCGCTGGCGCTGGGCTTGAGCAAGCGCGACCGCTTGCTGCACGTGGACTTGCCGCTGGCCTTGCCCGTCATGCTGGCGGGCGTGAAAACGGCGGCCGTGATGAGCGTGGGCACGGCCACCATCGCCGCCTTCATCGGCGCGGGCGGTTATGGCGAACGCATCACCATCGGCCTGGCGCTGAACGACAACGACATGCTGCTGGCCGGCGCGATCCCCGCAGCCGTGCTGGCCCTGCTGACGCAAGGCTTGTTCGAACTGGTGGAGCGCTGGGCCGTGGCCGGCCGGCAGCACTGA
- a CDS encoding DUF962 domain-containing protein, with protein MRTIDTLLAQYGESHRNHVNEWVHIVCVPLIVFSLLGLLWSVHPSVALLGSILALYYYYKLSRPFAAGMLAMLAAMLGLLLLMPALTILPVSLALFVLAWIGQFIGHQIEGKKPSFLDDLRFLLVGPLFVLGFLYRRLRLAY; from the coding sequence ATGCGCACCATCGACACCCTGCTGGCCCAGTATGGCGAAAGCCACCGCAACCACGTCAATGAATGGGTGCACATCGTGTGCGTGCCGCTGATCGTTTTCAGCCTGCTGGGGCTGCTGTGGAGCGTGCATCCCAGCGTGGCGCTGCTCGGCAGTATTCTGGCCTTATACTATTATTACAAGCTGTCGCGCCCGTTTGCTGCGGGCATGCTGGCGATGCTGGCCGCCATGCTTGGCCTGCTGCTGCTCATGCCGGCGCTGACCATCCTGCCCGTGTCGCTGGCACTGTTCGTGCTGGCCTGGATAGGCCAGTTCATCGGCCACCAGATCGAAGGCAAGAAACCGTCGTTCCTCGACGACTTGCGCTTTTTACTGGTGGGGCCGCTGTTCGTGCTGGGATTTTTATACCGGCGCCTGCGGCTGGCGTATTGA